The following are from one region of the Polyangiaceae bacterium genome:
- a CDS encoding VWA domain-containing protein, protein MRWQRIVWWLFVLMVGLGLAYAYNRFIIHAPEPTFKWVKDGTNYELLEPRTLGLVLLTPLILAIIGWSLADLPWQQRILAVLLRVGFIALLAASLARLAKTAETQKLAAVFVVDVSDSVPDAALNDAREVIEKAIAEKPKDDVIRIVTFAKRPKLIELKEEEGKPPEVPSVADLRHKSEDVKLEKPGAGTDVQSALQLAYGVFPPGYLKRAVLFTDGVETEGDLLAEANRASGFGIKLFTVPYRRPAPGEVALKELRAPDKVEIGQPFNLTAYIYSSRATKARARLYQGETLNGLDGARELDLVPGENEIKFKSVVRIGGEVTYALKLDQITHDRFKENNSYSVTIDVPGRPAVLYIEGQPARANYLMSALQAQQFEVDVRNPTAFPGSIKELERYAFVILSDVPKEKVSISSQDLIERYVRDLGGGFLMAGGESGFGLGGWAHTTLERILPVRMDVERRKDNPGVAMVLVIDRSGSMTGLPLEMAKAACKATVSTLQGDDLIEIIAFDDTPIRYVKMQPARYRSRIQNEVLRIQPGGGTAIFPALDQAYQDVSVAQARKKHVILLTDGRAPTGGIKDLVQAMIAESITVTTVGLGEGADGDLLRMIADTGGGRYHSVPDPNSLPKIFTRETEMIARQAAVEEWFPVEQVGNADFLKGLSVSSAPLLHGYVATQMKGPPSQEILTSDIGEPILARSRLGLGWTLAWTSDVKNLWAVDWLRWRGYSQFWGQLIREHMRKKHRRELDMKTESSGGQVKAVVDAFTFDERFENDMSSKLFVIGPEPGGKRRELDMKQTAPGRYEANFELDEYGSFRLQAEHSQEGPDGELDRVGVSYGHISNPYPREYASFEPDIERLERAAVAGGGKVDPTPAQLYDPGDEKITYYEQLWRNFIYAALVVFLLDLLVRRVRFFDRKFLPKRRRKQTA, encoded by the coding sequence ATGAGGTGGCAGCGCATCGTCTGGTGGCTGTTCGTCTTGATGGTGGGTCTGGGCCTCGCCTACGCCTACAACCGCTTCATCATCCACGCGCCGGAGCCCACCTTCAAATGGGTGAAGGACGGTACGAACTACGAGCTGCTCGAGCCGCGCACCCTGGGTCTGGTGCTGCTGACGCCATTGATCTTGGCGATCATTGGCTGGAGCCTGGCGGATCTTCCATGGCAGCAACGCATCCTCGCGGTGCTCCTGAGAGTTGGCTTCATCGCCTTGCTCGCGGCATCCCTGGCGCGGCTCGCCAAGACGGCGGAGACCCAGAAGCTGGCTGCGGTGTTCGTCGTGGACGTCAGCGACTCGGTGCCCGACGCGGCGCTGAATGACGCCCGCGAGGTGATCGAAAAAGCCATCGCAGAAAAGCCCAAAGATGACGTGATCCGCATCGTGACCTTCGCGAAGCGGCCGAAGCTCATCGAGCTGAAGGAAGAAGAGGGCAAGCCGCCAGAGGTCCCGTCCGTCGCCGACCTGCGCCACAAGTCAGAGGACGTGAAGCTGGAGAAGCCGGGTGCCGGCACCGACGTCCAGTCGGCGCTCCAGCTGGCGTACGGCGTATTTCCTCCGGGATACTTGAAGCGCGCCGTGCTCTTCACCGACGGGGTAGAGACGGAGGGCGACCTGCTCGCCGAAGCGAACCGCGCCAGTGGCTTTGGCATCAAGCTCTTCACGGTGCCCTATCGGCGTCCCGCGCCCGGCGAGGTCGCGCTCAAGGAGCTGCGCGCGCCGGACAAGGTCGAGATTGGGCAGCCCTTCAACCTGACTGCGTACATCTACTCGAGCCGCGCTACGAAGGCGCGCGCCCGGCTCTATCAAGGAGAGACCTTGAATGGCCTGGATGGCGCACGGGAGCTCGACCTGGTTCCTGGGGAGAACGAGATCAAGTTCAAGAGCGTGGTGCGCATCGGTGGAGAGGTGACCTACGCGCTCAAGCTCGACCAGATCACCCACGACCGCTTCAAGGAGAACAACAGCTACTCCGTCACCATCGACGTGCCCGGGCGACCCGCGGTGCTCTACATCGAGGGGCAGCCTGCCCGCGCCAACTACTTGATGAGCGCCCTGCAGGCGCAGCAGTTCGAGGTCGACGTGCGCAATCCGACGGCGTTCCCGGGCTCCATCAAGGAGCTCGAGCGCTACGCCTTCGTGATCCTCTCGGATGTGCCGAAGGAGAAGGTCAGCATCTCTTCTCAGGATTTGATCGAGAGGTATGTGCGCGACTTGGGCGGCGGCTTCTTGATGGCAGGCGGCGAGAGCGGCTTTGGCCTTGGCGGCTGGGCGCACACCACCCTCGAGCGCATCTTGCCGGTGCGCATGGACGTGGAGCGGCGCAAGGACAACCCCGGCGTCGCCATGGTGCTGGTGATCGACCGCTCCGGGTCCATGACGGGGTTGCCGCTCGAGATGGCGAAGGCCGCCTGCAAGGCCACCGTGAGCACGCTCCAGGGCGACGACTTGATCGAGATCATCGCCTTCGATGACACGCCGATCCGCTACGTGAAGATGCAGCCGGCCCGCTACCGGAGCCGCATCCAGAACGAAGTGCTGCGCATTCAACCGGGCGGTGGCACCGCGATCTTCCCGGCGCTGGACCAGGCCTATCAGGACGTATCCGTGGCTCAGGCCCGCAAGAAGCACGTGATCCTGCTCACCGACGGTCGCGCGCCGACGGGCGGCATCAAGGATCTGGTGCAGGCGATGATCGCCGAGAGCATCACCGTGACCACCGTGGGCCTTGGAGAAGGCGCGGATGGTGACTTGCTGCGCATGATCGCGGACACCGGTGGCGGTCGCTACCACTCGGTCCCCGACCCAAACAGCTTGCCCAAGATCTTCACCCGGGAAACCGAGATGATCGCGCGTCAGGCTGCGGTTGAAGAGTGGTTCCCCGTGGAACAAGTCGGGAACGCAGACTTCCTCAAGGGCTTGTCCGTCAGCTCGGCTCCGCTGCTGCATGGCTACGTGGCGACGCAGATGAAGGGCCCGCCTTCTCAGGAGATCCTCACGAGCGACATCGGCGAACCCATCCTGGCGCGTTCGCGGCTTGGCCTCGGCTGGACCCTGGCGTGGACCAGCGACGTGAAGAACCTGTGGGCCGTCGACTGGCTGCGCTGGAGAGGCTACTCCCAGTTCTGGGGGCAGCTGATCCGCGAGCACATGCGCAAGAAGCACCGGCGCGAGCTGGACATGAAGACGGAGTCCAGCGGCGGCCAAGTCAAGGCGGTGGTCGACGCCTTCACCTTCGACGAGCGCTTCGAGAACGACATGAGCAGCAAGCTGTTCGTGATCGGCCCCGAGCCGGGCGGCAAGCGCCGCGAGCTCGACATGAAGCAAACAGCGCCAGGTCGCTACGAGGCAAACTTCGAGCTGGATGAGTACGGCTCCTTCCGTCTCCAAGCGGAGCACTCTCAAGAGGGCCCCGACGGCGAGCTAGACCGCGTCGGCGTGAGCTACGGCCATATCTCGAACCCGTATCCGCGCGAATACGCGAGCTTCGAACCAGACATCGAGCGTCTCGAGCGCGCGGCTGTCGCCGGAGGCGGCAAGGTAGACCCCACCCCCGCGCAGCTCTACGACCCCGGCGACGAAAAGATCACCTACTACGAGCAGCTGTGGCGGAACTTCATCTACGCCGCGCTCGTCGTCTTCTTGCTCGACTTGCTGGTCCGCCGCGTGCGCTTCTTCGACCGCAAGTTCCTGCCCAAGCGACGCCGCAAGCAGACCGCCTAG
- a CDS encoding MerR family transcriptional regulator, with translation MRTGELAREAGVNIETLRYYERRGLLPPPERAPNGYRVYTAAALDRIRFIKRAQGLGFSLEEIEELMSLRPAKGRQRQRVRRIAETKLETIESKLAELEGIREALRQLVKDCEGGCEDGDCPIIEALSQPGKLPCHASPVEHSDASS, from the coding sequence GTGCGTACCGGAGAACTGGCTCGCGAAGCGGGCGTAAACATTGAAACTCTGCGCTACTACGAGCGCCGAGGCCTGTTGCCACCTCCTGAGCGGGCGCCCAACGGCTACCGCGTCTACACCGCCGCGGCCCTCGATCGCATCCGCTTCATCAAGCGCGCCCAAGGCCTGGGGTTTAGCCTCGAGGAAATCGAGGAATTGATGAGCCTGCGGCCGGCCAAGGGTCGTCAGCGTCAGCGGGTGCGCCGCATCGCGGAAACCAAGCTGGAGACCATCGAGTCCAAGCTCGCCGAGCTCGAGGGGATCCGCGAAGCGCTTCGCCAACTGGTGAAGGACTGCGAAGGCGGCTGCGAGGACGGCGACTGCCCAATCATCGAAGCACTAAGCCAGCCAGGCAAGCTGCCTTGCCACGCTTCTCCGGTGGAACACTCCGACGCCTCCAGCTGA
- a CDS encoding STAS-like domain-containing protein, producing the protein MATREESDQTLVRVRVTGRDDPVSRAEAKRLLAGVDRFKTVLMDFSNIEAIGQAFADQVFRVFQNEHPDIEIVPINTAPDVERMIARAKAHTP; encoded by the coding sequence ATGGCCACGCGCGAAGAATCTGACCAAACGCTCGTGAGAGTTCGCGTAACCGGTCGCGACGACCCGGTGTCACGAGCCGAAGCCAAGCGCCTGCTAGCCGGTGTAGATAGGTTCAAAACCGTCCTGATGGACTTCTCGAATATCGAAGCAATTGGTCAGGCATTCGCGGACCAAGTCTTCCGAGTCTTCCAAAACGAACACCCCGACATCGAGATCGTTCCGATCAACACGGCGCCCGATGTGGAGAGAATGATTGCGAGGGCGAAGGCCCACACGCCATAG